The following coding sequences are from one Granulicella arctica window:
- the lexA gene encoding transcriptional repressor LexA has product MAITRRQKEVMDFLSGFTTKNGYSPSYEEIAQGLNLSSLATVHKHVTNLQNKGLLQRAHNRSRSIDVLPARSSKKGFDRLPLLGRIAAGKPVEAIETAETISLGDIIGNREVFALEVRGDSMRDEHIVNGDYVLVERTSTAREGEIIVALIDGADATLKRFYREGAMIRLQPSNKEMAPIYAPAATVNIQGKVLGVLRKYA; this is encoded by the coding sequence ATGGCTATCACGCGGCGGCAAAAAGAGGTCATGGACTTTCTCTCCGGCTTCACGACCAAAAACGGCTACTCCCCTTCGTATGAAGAGATTGCCCAGGGACTTAACCTCAGCTCCCTTGCCACCGTGCACAAGCACGTCACCAACCTCCAGAACAAGGGTCTATTACAGCGCGCTCATAATCGCAGCCGCTCGATCGACGTTCTGCCCGCCCGTTCCAGCAAAAAGGGCTTTGATCGCCTGCCGTTACTCGGTCGCATCGCCGCCGGTAAACCCGTTGAGGCCATCGAGACCGCTGAGACCATCTCCCTTGGAGACATCATTGGCAATCGCGAGGTCTTCGCTTTGGAGGTCCGGGGCGATTCCATGCGCGACGAGCACATCGTCAACGGTGACTATGTTCTGGTCGAGCGCACCAGCACCGCACGCGAAGGTGAGATCATCGTCGCCCTCATCGACGGAGCCGATGCCACCCTCAAGCGCTTCTACCGAGAAGGTGCCATGATCCGCCTCCAACCCTCCAACAAGGAGATGGCGCCGATCTATGCTCCCGCTGCCACGGTCAACATTCAGGGCAAGGTCCTGGGCGTCTTGCGCAAGTACGCCTGA
- a CDS encoding M20/M25/M40 family metallo-hydrolase, producing the protein MAIDPIALTKQLVDIDSTTYHEGLAGAFLYEYLTKQKYAVERQAVSQPELALTPGGGEGERFNLYAALPGITPDVVLSTHMDTVPPFFGCTEDDEFLYGRGTCDAKGIIAAQVAAADRLREAGVKVGLLFVVGEERDSAGALAANTTPKGARFLINGEPTDNRLALATKGALRVELRASGKMAHSAYPELGDSAIDKLLASLHDIMALDLPVEPEIGPSTVNIGLISGGRAPNVIADKAEAHLLIRTVGPSSDVKDLILKAVRNRVEVTFSLDLSFVRMRRVGDLPTMVAKFATDIPTLTNWGEPFLLGPGSIHVAHTPDERISKRELLECVDLYVGLATSLVD; encoded by the coding sequence ATGGCTATCGACCCGATTGCGCTCACGAAACAGCTTGTCGACATCGACTCGACGACGTATCACGAAGGATTGGCTGGTGCATTTCTGTATGAGTATCTGACAAAGCAGAAGTATGCAGTAGAGCGGCAGGCGGTTTCGCAGCCTGAGCTTGCATTGACGCCGGGCGGAGGCGAAGGGGAACGGTTCAATCTCTATGCTGCTCTGCCTGGAATCACCCCGGATGTTGTGCTGTCGACGCACATGGATACGGTTCCTCCATTCTTTGGGTGTACTGAAGACGATGAGTTTCTGTATGGACGCGGAACGTGTGATGCGAAGGGGATCATCGCGGCCCAGGTTGCGGCGGCGGATCGGTTGCGGGAAGCGGGCGTGAAGGTTGGGCTGCTGTTCGTGGTTGGGGAAGAGCGGGATTCGGCTGGGGCACTTGCGGCGAACACGACTCCGAAGGGTGCGCGGTTCCTGATCAACGGTGAGCCGACGGACAATCGACTGGCCCTGGCGACCAAGGGCGCTTTGCGGGTTGAGCTGCGGGCCAGCGGAAAGATGGCCCACTCGGCCTATCCGGAGCTGGGCGACTCGGCTATCGACAAGCTGCTTGCGTCGCTGCACGACATCATGGCGCTGGACCTTCCGGTTGAGCCTGAGATTGGCCCTTCGACTGTCAATATTGGGCTGATTTCGGGTGGTCGAGCGCCGAATGTGATCGCGGACAAGGCTGAAGCTCATCTGTTGATTCGAACTGTTGGACCTTCTTCGGACGTCAAGGATCTGATTTTAAAGGCTGTTCGCAACCGGGTCGAGGTTACCTTCTCGCTGGATCTCAGCTTTGTGCGGATGCGGAGAGTAGGTGATTTGCCGACGATGGTGGCCAAGTTCGCTACCGACATTCCGACGCTGACGAACTGGGGGGAGCCGTTTCTGCTTGGGCCGGGAAGCATCCATGTAGCGCATACGCCGGATGAGCGGATCAGCAAGCGGGAGTTGCTGGAGTGTGTGGACTTGTATGTCGGGCTGGCCACAAGTCTTGTGGACTAG
- a CDS encoding alpha/beta hydrolase, which translates to MSPTETASQIRSIDNLYGPDGKLEAVLNTGSEDAPYAAMVCHPYPPAGGTMHNKVVYNAMKVFSSFGLPVLRFNFRGVGLSEGTFDNGHGEQNDVRAALSWLEHNLKLPIIFAGFSFGSHVGLRACCGDVRVKGLIGLGLPVRAEHRDYTYGFLPKCVEPKLFLSGDHDEFGPRDVMEEVLETAPDPKHMVWIEGADHFFQGVPGSPAAKLDVMRHEMQTWLQKQFQLS; encoded by the coding sequence ATGAGCCCTACCGAAACCGCTTCCCAGATCCGCTCGATCGATAACCTCTACGGTCCAGACGGCAAACTCGAAGCCGTCCTCAACACCGGTAGCGAAGATGCGCCCTACGCCGCAATGGTCTGTCATCCCTATCCACCAGCAGGTGGGACGATGCATAACAAGGTCGTCTACAACGCCATGAAGGTCTTCTCCAGCTTTGGCCTTCCCGTTCTGCGCTTCAATTTCCGCGGAGTTGGCCTCAGCGAAGGCACCTTCGACAACGGTCATGGTGAGCAGAACGACGTTCGCGCCGCTCTAAGCTGGCTCGAGCACAATCTCAAGCTCCCCATCATCTTCGCCGGATTCTCGTTCGGCTCCCACGTCGGTCTGCGCGCCTGCTGTGGCGATGTACGCGTGAAAGGTCTGATCGGCCTGGGCCTTCCCGTTCGCGCCGAGCATCGCGATTATACCTACGGCTTCCTGCCCAAGTGCGTCGAACCCAAGCTCTTCCTCAGCGGCGATCACGATGAGTTCGGTCCGCGTGACGTGATGGAAGAGGTCCTCGAAACCGCACCTGATCCCAAACATATGGTCTGGATCGAAGGCGCAGACCATTTCTTTCAGGGAGTTCCAGGTTCACCAGCAGCAAAGCTCGACGTCATGCGTCACGAGATGCAGACCTGGCTTCAGAAGCAATTCCAACTCAGCTAG
- a CDS encoding alpha/beta fold hydrolase codes for MIEDLFVSTNGMRVHLQRSGEGAPLLLLHGLVGSARNWQQNINFLAQHATVYAVDLFNMGESERVAGLDAGLEATADGLAGLMDALGIAQADVSGHSHGGAVAMMLAARHPERVRKLILFAPANPFCDFGHQLIRFYQKPIGRWFARQVPMLPRRLKATALSRMYGDPSRVVDGTLEGYITGLKIPGTMDHILAILRSWFDDMRALRLVLGGLAEKPTLLIWGDLDRTVGLPSAHRLQEILMRSKLLVFPGVGHIAFAEMPDECNRAMRDWLADGSSVMLMPASHRAA; via the coding sequence GTGATTGAGGATCTGTTCGTATCGACCAATGGAATGCGTGTTCACCTGCAACGTTCGGGTGAGGGAGCGCCGCTGCTGCTGCTTCATGGTCTTGTGGGTTCGGCTCGCAACTGGCAGCAGAATATCAACTTCCTGGCGCAACATGCGACGGTCTATGCGGTCGACCTCTTCAATATGGGTGAATCGGAGCGAGTGGCTGGACTTGATGCAGGGCTTGAGGCTACCGCGGACGGCTTGGCAGGATTGATGGATGCGCTTGGGATTGCACAGGCTGACGTATCCGGACATTCTCACGGCGGCGCGGTTGCAATGATGCTGGCCGCTCGGCATCCAGAGAGGGTTCGAAAGCTGATCCTCTTTGCCCCGGCAAATCCTTTCTGCGACTTCGGACATCAGCTCATCCGCTTCTACCAGAAGCCAATCGGGCGCTGGTTTGCGCGACAGGTTCCGATGCTGCCGAGACGCCTGAAAGCTACCGCTCTGAGCCGGATGTACGGCGATCCTTCGCGGGTTGTCGACGGAACGCTCGAGGGCTACATCACAGGCCTCAAGATTCCCGGGACGATGGATCATATTCTCGCGATTCTGCGGAGCTGGTTTGACGATATGCGTGCGTTACGGCTTGTGCTTGGTGGTCTGGCAGAGAAACCAACCTTGTTGATCTGGGGTGATCTTGATCGGACGGTCGGTCTTCCTTCAGCTCACAGGCTGCAGGAGATCCTGATGCGCTCGAAGCTGCTGGTGTTTCCGGGAGTTGGTCACATCGCTTTTGCGGAGATGCCGGATGAGTGCAATCGGGCGATGCGTGATTGGCTCGCCGACGGAAGTTCGGTGATGCTAATGCCTGCGAGTCACCGAGCAGCCTAG
- a CDS encoding GAF domain-containing sensor histidine kinase, which translates to MRNAFQTRILAVGLALATLAVCLLASFNLVQENSFDSPTDGIWWVEAQGGLRAERVPADSPGSRAGIRPGDILEAVNSHATPRLAPFERAIYSTGIWARASYAIHRPMTAARGDLAPKLDINVILEPVDKSNLQVSRLIALVYLSIGLYVLFRRWTAPKSTHFFVFCLTSFVLYAFKYTAKFDILDWTIYWSNIIATALQPALFLHFAVSFSDNFTSRRRSAGRRRLLTPLIYLPGLILVALQYTAVEFWSATELLKHRLDQTAYAYLAVYYVAAAVVFTFRYRSAESALERQQLKWLTRGTLLAVIPFTVLYVLPYVFDMAVPTLVTKFAGLSLVFLPLTFSWAIVRYRLMDVDLIFKRGVTYTLATAALVGLYFGAVAVTAEMVHTRLPSLKIYGLLAAIVVTGLVFDPLKRAIQGRVDRVFDQKRFDYRETLINFGRSLNSQTDLRALVDSIVERLPQTLLVTRVAVFLAAEPDARDTSPFSLAASHGLTNLQAVELQALDVRFLDFDEPGSNSHIFLENPQQVLRLPEDQRRTAGRLDLNYYLPCRVANREGSGTRTVAVIGLGRTDDGDFLSSEDMELLESLAGYIGIAIQNAQLYRRLESKITEYERLKEFHENIVESINIGVFAVDLEDRIETWNAPMEAMYSKPRHEALRQPLSSVFPPEFVSRFASVRDDHGTHTLYKFRLALPNGEFRIANISIAPLVTRDLVAIGRIVLVDDITDRIQLEVQLTQAEKLSSIGLLAAGVAHEVNTPLAVISSYTQMLTKHMSADTRLAPILEKITQQTFRASEIVNGLLNFSRTSGSEFTSVDLNQLLRDTLTLLDHQLKTSQVRVDTAFDPSLERIKGNQGKLQQVVLNLLLNAKDAMHGIPNASLRVTTEQTGTHVFIVVQDSGNGIEREHLHRIYDPFFTTKATPPEGQRKGTGLGLAVTYGIIQEHSGKIHVESEVGIGTIFRLEFPSLTSLSTSEKSAYPSLASATPVEDTRSTIHA; encoded by the coding sequence ATGAGGAACGCTTTTCAAACTCGCATTCTCGCCGTCGGCCTTGCATTGGCGACCTTAGCGGTTTGCTTGTTGGCGAGCTTCAATCTGGTGCAGGAGAACAGCTTCGATTCCCCAACTGATGGCATTTGGTGGGTCGAAGCGCAGGGTGGATTGCGCGCGGAGCGGGTTCCAGCAGACTCTCCCGGAAGTCGCGCAGGCATTCGTCCTGGAGATATTCTCGAGGCTGTAAATAGCCACGCTACGCCGCGCCTGGCACCGTTCGAGCGAGCCATTTATAGCACTGGCATCTGGGCGCGCGCCAGCTATGCCATCCATCGGCCGATGACCGCCGCCCGGGGTGATCTCGCACCGAAACTCGACATAAACGTCATCCTCGAACCAGTCGATAAAAGCAATCTGCAAGTTTCTCGCCTGATCGCTCTCGTTTACCTGTCTATCGGTCTTTACGTGCTCTTCCGACGGTGGACTGCGCCAAAATCCACTCATTTCTTTGTTTTTTGCCTAACCTCTTTCGTTTTGTACGCTTTTAAGTACACCGCAAAGTTTGACATCCTCGATTGGACTATCTACTGGTCAAACATCATCGCCACAGCGCTCCAGCCGGCGCTCTTCCTTCACTTCGCAGTCAGCTTCTCGGATAACTTCACCAGTCGTCGACGAAGTGCCGGGCGCCGACGTCTCCTGACCCCGCTCATCTATCTACCCGGGCTCATTCTTGTCGCCCTACAGTACACCGCGGTCGAGTTCTGGTCAGCAACTGAGCTTCTCAAGCATCGCCTCGATCAGACCGCTTACGCATATCTGGCTGTCTACTACGTCGCAGCTGCAGTCGTTTTCACCTTCCGTTATCGCTCAGCGGAGTCGGCCCTGGAGCGTCAGCAACTGAAATGGCTGACCCGCGGCACGCTCCTCGCCGTTATTCCCTTCACCGTGCTCTACGTCCTGCCGTATGTCTTTGACATGGCGGTTCCGACGCTCGTGACGAAGTTCGCCGGACTCTCTCTCGTCTTTCTTCCTCTTACCTTCAGTTGGGCGATCGTTCGATATCGACTGATGGACGTGGATCTGATCTTCAAGCGCGGTGTGACGTACACCCTCGCCACAGCTGCCCTGGTCGGCCTCTATTTCGGAGCGGTCGCGGTTACGGCCGAGATGGTACACACTCGCCTTCCTAGCCTGAAGATCTATGGCCTGCTCGCCGCAATCGTCGTTACCGGGCTTGTCTTTGACCCTTTGAAGCGTGCTATCCAGGGCAGGGTCGACCGCGTATTCGATCAAAAGCGTTTCGACTATCGCGAGACACTCATCAATTTTGGCCGAAGCCTCAACTCGCAGACCGATCTTCGTGCTCTGGTCGATTCGATCGTCGAGCGCCTTCCCCAGACTCTCCTGGTGACCCGTGTAGCCGTGTTTCTCGCGGCCGAGCCCGATGCTCGCGACACGAGCCCATTCTCCCTCGCCGCGTCGCACGGCCTTACGAATCTTCAAGCCGTTGAACTTCAGGCGCTTGATGTTCGCTTTCTCGACTTCGACGAGCCTGGATCGAATAGCCATATCTTCCTGGAGAATCCTCAACAGGTTCTACGTCTCCCCGAGGATCAACGCCGTACCGCAGGTCGTCTGGACCTCAACTACTATCTCCCATGCCGCGTTGCAAACCGCGAAGGAAGTGGTACGCGCACTGTTGCTGTAATCGGCCTCGGACGGACCGATGATGGGGACTTTCTATCGAGCGAAGACATGGAACTTCTTGAATCGCTCGCCGGCTACATCGGAATTGCAATCCAGAATGCCCAGCTCTACAGGCGCCTTGAGTCAAAGATCACCGAGTATGAGCGGCTTAAGGAGTTTCACGAAAATATCGTTGAATCCATCAACATTGGCGTCTTTGCGGTTGACCTCGAAGATCGGATCGAGACCTGGAACGCACCGATGGAGGCGATGTACTCAAAGCCGCGTCACGAGGCGCTTCGTCAGCCGCTTTCAAGCGTCTTCCCTCCTGAGTTTGTCTCTCGCTTCGCCAGCGTTCGGGACGATCACGGCACACATACACTTTATAAATTCCGTCTTGCGCTTCCGAACGGCGAGTTTCGCATTGCCAACATCTCGATCGCGCCACTGGTGACACGAGACCTGGTAGCCATCGGCCGTATTGTCCTGGTCGACGATATTACCGATCGCATCCAGCTCGAAGTCCAATTGACGCAAGCAGAGAAACTCTCCTCGATTGGTCTTCTAGCAGCTGGCGTCGCGCACGAGGTCAATACACCGTTGGCTGTCATCTCCAGCTACACGCAGATGCTGACGAAGCATATGAGCGCTGACACGCGTCTCGCGCCGATCCTCGAGAAGATCACGCAGCAGACCTTCCGCGCGTCAGAGATCGTCAATGGCCTGCTCAACTTTTCGCGTACCAGCGGCAGCGAGTTCACCAGCGTTGATCTCAATCAGCTTCTTCGCGATACCCTCACACTTCTCGATCATCAGCTTAAGACTTCGCAGGTACGTGTCGATACGGCTTTCGACCCGTCCCTCGAACGCATCAAGGGAAATCAGGGTAAGCTCCAGCAGGTAGTCCTTAATTTGCTCCTCAACGCGAAGGACGCTATGCATGGAATTCCGAATGCCTCTCTGCGTGTCACAACCGAACAGACCGGTACGCACGTTTTCATAGTCGTCCAAGACTCCGGCAACGGGATCGAACGCGAGCATCTACATCGCATCTACGATCCATTCTTCACGACTAAGGCGACCCCACCCGAAGGTCAACGCAAAGGCACCGGCCTGGGTCTCGCCGTCACCTACGGGATCATTCAGGAGCACTCGGGCAAGATTCATGTTGAAAGTGAGGTCGGCATCGGCACCATCTTCCGCCTCGAATTCCCGTCTTTAACCTCTCTGTCCACAAGCGAGAAGTCGGCATATCCTTCCCTTGCGAGCGCAACACCCGTCGAAGATACGAGGTCGACCATCCATGCCTGA
- a CDS encoding sigma-54-dependent transcriptional regulator translates to MPEIAEPVSVSLPATRSLRDSTGASILIIDDEGAIRESLDTLLTLEGFNVTMAIDGPSGLDQLSRNQYDLLLLDLALPGESGIDLLPRILEIQPQLPVIMITAYGTVGNVVDAIRAGAENFTQKPWDNEKLLADIRTAVSRHRAEEEVVQLKRTLKQRYNFEHIIGKSEPMLRLFDMVGQVAPSRSTVLIQGESGTGKELIAKAIHANSPRRDKPFVPVNTGAVPSELLESTLFGHVKGAFTSAVSSKKGLFEVANGGTLFLDEIGTMGIDMQAKILRVLQDRRFMHLGGTSEIQVDVRIIAATNVNLQQAVRDGRFREDLFYRLNVIALELPPLRSRREDIPLLAAHFLKFYAEENGMEPRVLAPDAMRVLMDYEWPGNVRELENAMERGVVLSTAKTIPADLLPAQLTGSTYSASILDHRPDASLFDLMEEIERRIIADRLERCHWNQTEAAEYFKIPLSTLNQKIKRLNVEIKKRSLRD, encoded by the coding sequence ATGCCTGAAATCGCCGAACCAGTTTCTGTATCGCTTCCAGCCACACGCTCGCTACGTGATTCGACAGGTGCAAGCATTCTCATCATCGATGACGAAGGCGCTATCCGTGAATCGCTTGACACTCTCCTCACGCTGGAAGGATTCAACGTGACGATGGCGATCGATGGCCCCTCTGGACTGGACCAGCTGTCCCGCAATCAGTACGATCTACTCCTGCTCGACCTGGCTCTGCCCGGCGAGAGCGGTATTGATCTGCTGCCACGTATCTTAGAGATCCAGCCACAGCTTCCGGTAATCATGATTACCGCTTATGGGACCGTCGGTAATGTGGTCGACGCCATACGCGCAGGGGCCGAGAATTTCACCCAGAAGCCCTGGGACAATGAGAAGCTGCTCGCCGACATACGCACTGCCGTCTCTCGCCATCGCGCTGAAGAAGAGGTCGTTCAACTTAAACGCACCCTCAAGCAGCGCTACAACTTCGAGCACATCATCGGCAAGTCCGAACCCATGCTGCGGCTCTTCGACATGGTCGGCCAGGTCGCGCCTAGTCGCTCCACAGTTCTGATTCAAGGTGAGAGCGGTACAGGCAAAGAGCTGATCGCGAAAGCGATCCACGCCAACTCTCCACGCCGCGACAAACCGTTCGTACCCGTCAATACCGGTGCGGTTCCTTCTGAGCTGCTGGAGTCTACCCTCTTCGGCCATGTCAAGGGTGCCTTTACATCGGCAGTTTCCTCGAAGAAGGGCCTCTTTGAAGTAGCCAATGGTGGAACACTCTTTCTTGATGAGATTGGCACCATGGGCATTGATATGCAGGCCAAGATCCTGCGCGTGTTGCAGGATCGTCGCTTCATGCATCTCGGTGGAACCTCCGAAATTCAAGTCGACGTTCGCATCATCGCCGCGACGAATGTGAATCTCCAGCAGGCCGTTCGTGACGGAAGGTTCCGTGAAGACCTCTTCTATCGCCTCAATGTGATCGCTCTGGAACTTCCGCCGCTTCGATCGCGGCGCGAAGATATTCCTCTGCTTGCCGCTCACTTCCTCAAGTTCTACGCCGAAGAGAACGGCATGGAGCCGCGCGTTTTAGCGCCTGATGCCATGCGAGTACTAATGGACTATGAATGGCCCGGCAATGTTCGCGAGCTTGAAAATGCGATGGAGCGCGGTGTTGTTCTCTCGACCGCCAAGACCATCCCGGCCGATCTTCTCCCTGCGCAGTTGACTGGTAGCACCTACTCAGCCAGTATCCTCGATCACCGTCCGGACGCCAGCCTCTTCGACCTGATGGAAGAGATCGAACGGCGCATCATTGCTGATCGTCTCGAACGCTGCCACTGGAATCAGACCGAAGCGGCAGAGTACTTTAAGATCCCGCTCAGTACCCTTAACCAGAAGATCAAACGCCTCAATGTTGAGATCAAAAAGCGTAGCCTCAGAGACTAG
- a CDS encoding DUF305 domain-containing protein — protein MAEEGSIRFAFRLYAAALLCLSIVPAPCKAQATPADAPIVQPGAPGHSNKTLTAATAAGPHREPSEADVKFMQDMIMHHGQAVEMTELLKTRSHNTEVQAIGDRINVSQTDELRYMKQWLQDRGKPLASEHDSMAGMDMSGMDMADMAMMPGMLTPRQMDTLRKSTGSTFDHLFLTGMIQHHTGAVNMVKQLFNTQGAGQDPQLFDFANDVDNTQLAEIDFMQHMLKKEHQ, from the coding sequence TTGGCAGAAGAAGGCTCCATTAGGTTTGCATTTCGTCTCTATGCAGCAGCGTTGCTCTGCTTGAGCATCGTACCTGCTCCTTGCAAGGCACAGGCCACACCCGCTGATGCACCTATTGTTCAGCCGGGTGCGCCAGGCCATAGCAATAAGACGCTGACCGCAGCAACTGCAGCGGGACCCCACCGTGAACCCTCGGAGGCCGACGTCAAGTTCATGCAGGACATGATCATGCATCACGGGCAGGCCGTGGAGATGACAGAGCTACTGAAGACGCGTAGTCACAATACCGAGGTTCAAGCTATCGGAGACCGGATCAACGTCTCACAAACCGACGAGCTGCGCTACATGAAGCAATGGCTGCAGGATAGAGGCAAGCCATTGGCTTCCGAACATGACTCGATGGCGGGTATGGATATGAGTGGAATGGACATGGCCGACATGGCCATGATGCCGGGCATGTTGACCCCTCGCCAGATGGACACCCTCCGAAAGTCAACGGGCTCAACCTTTGATCATCTTTTCTTGACGGGGATGATTCAGCACCACACCGGCGCCGTGAACATGGTGAAGCAGCTCTTCAATACACAGGGAGCCGGTCAGGATCCACAACTTTTCGACTTTGCCAATGACGTAGACAACACCCAGTTAGCGGAAATTGATTTTATGCAGCATATGCTGAAAAAGGAGCACCAATGA
- a CDS encoding LVIVD repeat-containing protein, protein MIARLTSSFTRSAVITALALSVSFCAAQTTSSVYTNPRAGADDPRIGLKGGLYDAGEAAFGLKRIVSLPKPAGFAPDLAAIAAIDAAPEPAPGAPRAPRPPGPAGPAPYGTTNSDLAFSSTHLFVGNYNGVNFYDISDPAKIKLVTSMVCPGGQGDVSVYGHLLFMSVEAANGRLDCGTQGFPVPAAATPTPAPEPASPAAPGAPVARQRPPLPPPSSDRVKGVRIFDISDISKPKQVADVQTCRGSHTHTLVVDPKDKDNVYIYVSGSAAVRQAEELAGCSGADPSADPDTALFTIVVIKVPLAHPELSKVVNSPKIFTDPASGDVNGLWKGGTHGEGTQTTSATRGCHDITVRSDLGLAAGACSGNGILLNISDPVHPVRLDAVNDPNYAFWHSANFSNDGTKVLFTDEWGGGGQPRCRSTDPMNWGADALFNLKDGKLTLASYYKMPAPQTELENCVAHNGSLIPIPGRDIEVQSWYQGGVSIVDFTDISHPIEIGYFDRGPVDGTRHAMGGQWSTYWYNGYIYGSEIARGVDVFKLVPNKYLTQNEIDAASQVHVAELNVQNQEKFSWPANYVVAHAYIDQLARSNSLDAKQVSSLNAAIAKNKSKELKTMAASLDKDAAAAKSPVDANRMHKLADIIKQGGAPLQASLN, encoded by the coding sequence ATGATCGCAAGGCTTACTTCGTCATTTACGCGCAGTGCTGTCATCACGGCACTTGCACTGTCTGTCTCTTTCTGCGCTGCTCAAACCACATCATCGGTCTACACCAATCCTCGAGCGGGAGCTGATGATCCTCGTATCGGTCTTAAAGGTGGCTTATACGATGCAGGAGAAGCGGCCTTCGGACTAAAGCGGATTGTTTCGCTGCCAAAGCCAGCCGGTTTCGCTCCCGACCTCGCTGCAATTGCCGCTATAGATGCCGCGCCTGAACCTGCTCCGGGTGCCCCACGCGCGCCGCGTCCGCCGGGTCCTGCCGGTCCTGCTCCCTACGGCACTACGAACTCCGACCTTGCCTTCAGCAGTACCCACCTCTTCGTAGGCAACTACAACGGCGTCAACTTCTACGACATCTCCGACCCGGCAAAGATCAAGCTGGTTACATCGATGGTCTGCCCAGGTGGCCAGGGTGACGTCTCCGTCTATGGTCATCTGCTCTTCATGTCGGTTGAAGCGGCGAATGGCCGACTCGACTGCGGCACGCAGGGTTTCCCTGTTCCAGCCGCTGCAACGCCTACGCCGGCTCCTGAACCCGCCTCCCCTGCCGCTCCCGGTGCACCTGTTGCGCGCCAGCGTCCGCCGCTTCCGCCGCCAAGCTCCGACCGCGTCAAAGGCGTTCGCATCTTTGACATCAGCGATATCTCCAAGCCGAAGCAAGTCGCCGACGTTCAGACCTGCCGCGGCTCCCATACCCACACCCTCGTAGTCGATCCGAAGGATAAGGATAACGTCTATATCTATGTCTCCGGCTCGGCAGCCGTCCGTCAAGCGGAAGAGCTTGCTGGCTGCTCGGGTGCCGATCCTTCGGCTGATCCTGACACGGCCCTCTTCACAATCGTCGTCATCAAAGTTCCCCTTGCTCATCCTGAGCTCTCGAAGGTAGTCAACAGCCCGAAGATCTTCACTGATCCGGCGTCAGGTGATGTCAACGGTCTCTGGAAGGGTGGCACGCACGGCGAAGGCACACAGACGACCTCGGCAACTCGTGGCTGCCACGATATCACTGTCCGTTCCGACCTCGGCCTGGCTGCAGGTGCCTGCTCAGGTAACGGAATCCTTCTGAATATCTCTGACCCTGTGCACCCCGTCCGTCTCGACGCAGTAAATGATCCAAACTACGCTTTCTGGCACTCCGCTAACTTCAGCAACGACGGCACCAAGGTTCTGTTTACCGACGAATGGGGCGGCGGTGGACAGCCTCGCTGCCGTTCCACGGATCCGATGAACTGGGGTGCGGACGCTCTCTTCAACCTCAAAGACGGCAAGCTGACCTTGGCTTCGTACTACAAAATGCCCGCACCCCAAACCGAACTGGAAAACTGCGTTGCTCACAATGGCTCGCTGATCCCGATCCCAGGGCGCGATATTGAAGTGCAATCCTGGTATCAGGGTGGAGTCTCAATCGTTGACTTTACCGACATTTCTCACCCCATCGAGATCGGTTACTTTGACCGTGGACCCGTCGATGGCACACGGCATGCCATGGGTGGTCAATGGTCGACTTACTGGTACAACGGCTACATCTACGGCTCGGAGATCGCTCGCGGCGTGGATGTCTTCAAACTCGTTCCCAACAAGTACCTCACTCAAAACGAGATCGACGCGGCAAGCCAAGTGCATGTTGCTGAATTGAACGTGCAGAATCAGGAGAAATTTAGCTGGCCCGCGAACTATGTAGTCGCTCACGCCTACATCGATCAACTCGCCCGTAGCAACTCTCTTGATGCGAAGCAGGTCTCCTCACTGAACGCGGCTATTGCCAAGAACAAATCAAAAGAACTGAAAACAATGGCAGCAAGCCTTGATAAGGATGCGGCCGCTGCCAAGTCACCGGTGGACGCGAATCGCATGCACAAGCTCGCTGACATTATCAAACAGGGCGGAGCCCCACTACAGGCTTCTCTCAACTAG